The genomic segment AATGAGCATGATGCAGCTTGGACTTTCGCCAGCCCTTACTCGCCAGTTCGATACTGATACCACCACTATTAGCCAACAGGTGGCGTGGTTGTTGGGGCTGTCCGCAATAGCTGCGCTTATCGCGCAGTTCGTGGTACTCCGTCCACAGCGCCTGACTCCAGTGGCTCTGCTCCTGAGTGCCGGGGTGTTGATGAGTAGTGGTCTGGCTATCATGCTCACTGAACAGCTATGGTTGTTTTACCTGGGCTGTGCAGTGCTGTCATTTGGGGCCGCTCTGGCAACACCCGCTTATCAACTTTTACTGAATGATAAGCTGGCCGACGGCGCAGGCGCGGGCTGGCTTGCGGCCAGTCACACACTTGGCTATGGGCTGTGCGCATTGTTGGTGCCACTGGCGTCGAAAACAGGTGTCTCAATCGCGCTGATTGTGACGGCATTATTTGCCGCTGTATTATTTACCATAGTGTCTGCATGTATTTGGCATTACCGTACAATCAAGTAAGGCTATGATGTTGTACTCACAGCCGGCATAACGTCCTGTGCAATTTCGCTGTCGAAACCGCCTGTGCTGACCGCCCAGTGCACTCACCTGAAGCACATCGCAGCATGCCACCAGGATGCCAGATCGTCTTCTGAAATGGGTGGATACATTGGCAACGTTAACCGCAACAATTTTTCAGAGAGAATTTTGGGGGGTGAGGGCCAGTGATGTAAAAAATACGCCAAGAGGTTAATTCATTGTTTATACTGATATGTCAGGTAATGCGTTTGCAGTCATTACAGTCGTCATGGAGACTGTAATGACTGCAAACGCATACCATGGAGCGAAATTCTATCCTAAGCGTCACATTAGTTGATAAACCTGTAACGTTAATGAATTCTCATGCGAAAAGTATGGTTATGATAAAAAAGCCTAAAGCTGTCATGATGAGGGAGCCAATGACGTGAACAAGTACAGACGTCAAAGCCCATATATAATTTCCCGCCTGGAGTAATGCGAATACTTCAACAGAAAATGTAGAGAAAGTACTCAGACCTCCACAAAGTCCCGTTGTTATCATTAATTTCCAAAAAGGATCAAGGTGTGGTTGTCGTAAAAAGTACGCCAACGCAGTACCAATAATTAACCCGGCAAGGAGGTTCACCACCAGTGTACCTGGAGGTAGATTTGGAAAAAGACTGTTAAAGCGTGTGGACAGTAACCAGCGCAGAGTACATCCAACAGAACCGCCGATAATGACGGCAAAAAGTGATTTAATCATGTACCCCTCATAAAATAATTTTTTATCGTAACAATATCAGAATATGTTCTCATTTGACTGATATTGTTAATTTATATCCTTTGACTACATGCAAGATAAGGGAAGGTTCTATTTATTGACATTAATACCCTCGACAATTGCTGAGCAGAAGCCCCCACGACAAGTGACAGAATGACAACATCTACAGTGGGGAGCGTTTTATCGATGAACAAGCAACCA from the Escherichia coli DSM 30083 = JCM 1649 = ATCC 11775 genome contains:
- the crcB gene encoding fluoride efflux transporter CrcB yields the protein MIKSLFAVIIGGSVGCTLRWLLSTRFNSLFPNLPPGTLVVNLLAGLIIGTALAYFLRQPHLDPFWKLMITTGLCGGLSTFSTFSVEVFALLQAGNYIWALTSVLVHVIGSLIMTALGFFIITILFA